Proteins found in one Fulvitalea axinellae genomic segment:
- a CDS encoding endo-beta-N-acetylglucosaminidase, with product MRSTFIVCLLFVMSLAGYSQSQEHVPRKIWDFNPDSPNFTLDWNESSANADPDREFHISRVPLRNKVGYKPSQVNPQLDPKRKLSDWSGLSTSARGYDDSSEQAFTFWQYMDVRAEWSYASRVVMPSAMLTEAAHRNGTKSLGMLVWANNGWHGEEFREMHRKVNGVYIHARKLVDIARYYGFDGWSYNSEYVGSYTPSAEDQKGFLEEMQAYATSIGFDEFEILWYDARSNTGRVSFANQLNNGNKDFFHRRGKTVSDVYFCNYNWGTSTIATSINTARSFGRDPYDVAVGIYMPQGANNNWSNLSPYHKISIGLWDTGYEYAHLSSDPKRSMSFTQNEMLADMWTGTSHDVRNPGQPGTGTGKIPKTFGFSYYMPAKTAITQYPFLTRFNPGQGVSFSENGDRSFERVWSDWSLQDILPAWRWWWSQGGQGLEASIDFDEAFDGSASLRVKGNLSGDNTLRLYKVKLPVSADTKISVSYKKAGAAKGEEANAAFGFAFENGQQLSPFSFHSLGQILRPGWNTVEIDLSAYAGQTMAVIALKCSGTENNYDLRIGEILLTDGAVPVPEQPVAVSADVFENVGDKFSARLDWSLPGNPSTNEEAGIRYFEIRQVLSDGSSQLVGRSSARSFLVKNHQIAKGQTELNLKVISVGLDGRTANVNSLPVSQTLDPDPDANIDLDSHTLTQGIAYRMGNGSVASHAYAWTFEGADIAASADEEPEVIFSAPGQYKVKLTATHSDGQRVNSDSVIVTVNPSEGVTAPMAEFSASVTEALPGQNIEFDYTGDPGATYGPTSGMMVDSRSGQVVSDSKIDFSGTPFTISFWIKRDASHWGYTDFMSFGNFLSMKFKNGDAIQCYVIGLGPNADVKRSKTTPMPIPIGKWQHFAMTYDGFNTRLFLNGKKVIERVTSTSVFYREGTQGRLRLGNAADRASVSLDDIRFWKEARTETQLQQDMKVEATAPYSDKLAHYWKLNENTGVTSKDEKGGADLTAGPEIAWIQGSPRLRKAEVSAPDEIRYAWSFPGAYPEMSSEARPTVSYAKSGTYPVSLKVVTSAGTHEVSKNAYIHVADDGTVNLPPVVDFEIPANAKEETPVQFTAQASDPDGSVVAYAWDFGDNTGTTEANPTHTFATAGDYNVTLTVTDSDGETAHVSKTVTVSPDLTAEVVAQAGVVSVGETWTTVNLDESFSSMVVVTAPVTEPNASVAPFVVRIRNASNDSFQVKLQALGTGTVGTRSVHYLAVEEGDYTETEHGVKLSARKVISSQTAYKWYYLGKGVATDLSAFASPVVVGQVMTENDSRWSVFYADNGSLGTPTSASAYVGKHVGAGPETTRNAETLGFIVMETGADTNLDGLRLRAGTLSGVTGMVQTPAGSTQSLGWQEVQGAVLSVAGMAGSDGAWATLLNPGVSNGSMTVSLDEDQIADSERKHLGEAVAYIAFANDTSAPQLRTSTAKPSAEPLADNRITVWPNPATDVLNIQASGEFAYSIISQSGAVVLSGNGDSRESVNIGNLSTGIYILKVSSDSQVSVIRIMKN from the coding sequence ATGAGAAGCACTTTTATCGTTTGCTTATTGTTTGTAATGTCCCTGGCGGGCTATTCCCAGAGCCAGGAGCATGTGCCCAGAAAAATATGGGACTTTAATCCCGATTCGCCCAACTTTACCCTTGACTGGAACGAATCGAGCGCTAATGCTGACCCCGATAGGGAGTTTCATATTTCGCGCGTCCCCCTTCGAAACAAAGTGGGATATAAGCCGTCGCAAGTTAACCCACAACTGGACCCGAAAAGAAAACTGAGTGATTGGAGCGGGTTGTCGACCAGTGCCCGGGGCTACGACGACTCCAGCGAACAGGCTTTTACTTTCTGGCAATACATGGACGTCCGCGCCGAGTGGTCATATGCCTCCAGAGTGGTTATGCCTAGCGCTATGCTTACCGAAGCCGCCCACCGCAACGGCACAAAGTCGTTGGGAATGTTGGTTTGGGCCAATAACGGTTGGCACGGAGAGGAATTCAGGGAAATGCACCGAAAGGTAAACGGTGTGTATATCCACGCCCGCAAACTTGTCGATATTGCCCGTTACTACGGTTTTGACGGTTGGTCATATAACTCGGAGTATGTGGGCAGTTACACGCCTAGTGCCGAGGACCAGAAAGGTTTTTTGGAAGAAATGCAGGCTTATGCCACCTCAATCGGCTTTGATGAGTTCGAGATCCTTTGGTACGACGCCAGATCGAATACGGGACGAGTGTCTTTTGCCAACCAGCTCAATAATGGCAATAAGGATTTTTTCCATAGAAGAGGCAAAACGGTGTCCGACGTTTATTTCTGCAATTACAATTGGGGGACCTCGACTATCGCTACTTCTATCAATACCGCAAGATCCTTCGGAAGGGACCCTTACGACGTAGCCGTGGGAATCTATATGCCGCAGGGAGCCAATAACAATTGGAGCAACTTGAGTCCTTACCATAAAATTTCTATCGGTCTTTGGGATACGGGCTACGAATACGCCCACCTTTCTTCCGATCCTAAAAGGTCGATGAGCTTTACCCAAAACGAGATGCTCGCGGATATGTGGACGGGCACTAGCCATGATGTCCGCAATCCTGGACAACCGGGAACCGGTACAGGGAAAATCCCGAAGACCTTCGGTTTCTCTTATTATATGCCGGCCAAAACCGCCATTACCCAATACCCTTTCCTTACCCGATTTAATCCGGGACAAGGAGTGTCTTTTTCGGAAAACGGCGACAGAAGCTTCGAGAGAGTTTGGTCGGATTGGAGCCTTCAGGATATTCTTCCCGCTTGGAGATGGTGGTGGAGCCAGGGCGGACAGGGCCTCGAAGCCAGCATCGACTTTGACGAGGCTTTTGACGGATCGGCTTCTCTTAGGGTAAAGGGAAACTTGAGCGGCGATAATACATTGCGCCTTTACAAAGTGAAACTGCCCGTAAGCGCCGATACCAAAATTTCGGTGAGCTATAAAAAAGCCGGTGCGGCCAAAGGCGAAGAGGCCAATGCCGCATTCGGGTTCGCTTTCGAAAACGGCCAGCAACTTTCGCCTTTCTCCTTCCACAGTTTAGGACAAATACTGAGGCCAGGCTGGAATACGGTGGAAATCGACCTCTCGGCTTACGCTGGCCAAACCATGGCGGTCATAGCGTTGAAATGTTCCGGTACCGAGAACAATTACGACTTGCGCATAGGTGAGATTTTGCTGACAGACGGAGCGGTCCCCGTTCCCGAACAACCGGTTGCGGTAAGCGCCGACGTATTCGAAAATGTCGGGGATAAGTTTTCCGCCCGTCTTGACTGGAGCCTTCCGGGTAATCCCTCCACCAACGAGGAAGCTGGCATAAGGTATTTCGAAATCCGCCAAGTATTGTCCGACGGTTCTTCGCAGTTGGTAGGCCGAAGCTCCGCCCGTTCATTTTTGGTAAAGAATCATCAAATAGCAAAGGGGCAAACGGAACTCAACCTGAAAGTGATCTCCGTTGGTCTCGACGGTAGAACGGCTAATGTAAACAGCCTCCCGGTTTCGCAGACTTTGGATCCCGACCCCGACGCGAATATCGATCTTGATAGCCACACCTTAACGCAGGGAATCGCTTACCGTATGGGCAACGGGTCGGTCGCTTCCCATGCTTACGCCTGGACCTTTGAAGGGGCCGACATCGCGGCCAGCGCCGATGAGGAACCCGAAGTGATATTCTCCGCACCCGGCCAATACAAAGTAAAATTGACCGCGACGCACTCGGATGGCCAGCGGGTCAATTCGGACAGCGTAATCGTGACCGTTAACCCGTCGGAAGGCGTCACAGCCCCTATGGCCGAATTCTCCGCCTCGGTGACTGAAGCTTTGCCTGGTCAAAACATCGAGTTTGATTACACCGGCGATCCGGGCGCCACATATGGCCCGACGTCGGGAATGATGGTGGATTCCAGGTCCGGACAGGTGGTATCCGATTCGAAAATCGATTTCTCGGGAACTCCATTCACAATTTCTTTCTGGATAAAAAGGGACGCTTCGCATTGGGGCTATACCGATTTTATGAGTTTCGGGAATTTCCTCAGCATGAAATTCAAAAACGGTGACGCCATCCAGTGTTATGTTATTGGTTTGGGGCCGAATGCCGATGTCAAAAGAAGCAAAACCACGCCTATGCCTATCCCGATCGGAAAATGGCAACACTTCGCAATGACTTACGACGGCTTTAATACGAGGCTTTTTCTGAATGGAAAGAAGGTGATCGAACGCGTAACCTCCACTTCGGTTTTTTACAGAGAAGGTACCCAAGGCCGTCTCCGTTTGGGCAATGCCGCGGATCGGGCCAGTGTGAGCCTTGACGATATTCGGTTCTGGAAAGAAGCCCGTACAGAAACCCAGCTTCAGCAGGATATGAAAGTGGAAGCGACGGCCCCATACAGTGACAAACTCGCCCATTATTGGAAGCTCAACGAAAATACGGGCGTTACGAGCAAAGACGAAAAAGGCGGAGCCGACCTGACGGCAGGCCCTGAAATAGCCTGGATACAAGGCTCCCCACGTTTGCGCAAAGCGGAGGTGTCGGCTCCCGACGAGATCCGCTACGCTTGGAGTTTCCCGGGCGCTTATCCCGAGATGTCATCCGAGGCCCGGCCTACGGTGAGCTACGCAAAAAGCGGAACGTACCCTGTTTCGTTGAAAGTGGTGACTTCGGCTGGAACTCATGAGGTGTCAAAAAACGCTTACATCCATGTGGCCGATGACGGAACGGTTAATCTTCCGCCGGTTGTTGACTTCGAAATTCCGGCAAATGCCAAAGAAGAGACCCCTGTCCAGTTCACGGCCCAAGCAAGCGACCCGGACGGATCTGTTGTGGCTTACGCTTGGGATTTCGGCGACAACACCGGCACTACCGAAGCGAATCCAACTCACACTTTCGCCACAGCGGGCGATTATAATGTGACGCTGACTGTCACTGATAGTGACGGGGAGACTGCCCATGTTTCGAAAACCGTAACTGTAAGCCCTGACCTTACGGCTGAAGTTGTGGCTCAGGCCGGAGTAGTTAGCGTTGGCGAAACTTGGACTACCGTAAACCTTGACGAATCTTTTTCTTCTATGGTAGTAGTGACGGCTCCGGTTACGGAACCGAACGCTTCGGTGGCGCCTTTCGTTGTACGGATCAGAAACGCCTCGAACGACAGTTTCCAAGTTAAGCTTCAAGCCCTTGGCACTGGCACTGTAGGTACGCGTTCCGTTCATTATTTGGCTGTGGAAGAAGGCGACTACACCGAAACCGAGCACGGGGTGAAGCTTTCGGCCAGAAAAGTCATTTCTTCCCAGACCGCTTATAAGTGGTATTACCTGGGCAAAGGCGTAGCCACAGATCTTTCAGCTTTTGCTTCTCCTGTAGTAGTGGGGCAGGTCATGACTGAAAACGACAGCCGTTGGTCCGTATTTTATGCCGACAACGGAAGCTTGGGAACCCCTACGAGCGCAAGCGCTTATGTAGGCAAGCATGTAGGCGCAGGACCAGAAACAACCCGTAATGCGGAGACCTTAGGCTTTATTGTGATGGAAACTGGGGCGGACACCAATTTGGATGGGCTTCGGCTCAGGGCCGGGACGCTTTCTGGCGTTACCGGAATGGTACAGACGCCAGCGGGCTCCACACAGTCGTTAGGCTGGCAGGAAGTTCAAGGGGCCGTGCTGAGCGTAGCCGGAATGGCCGGTAGTGACGGCGCTTGGGCCACTCTTCTAAATCCAGGCGTAAGCAACGGATCAATGACGGTAAGTCTGGATGAAGACCAAATAGCGGATTCCGAACGGAAACACCTTGGCGAAGCCGTGGCTTACATCGCTTTCGCTAACGACACTTCCGCTCCCCAACTCCGTACCTCTACGGCCAAGCCTTCAGCGGAACCGCTTGCGGATAAC